The Phaeobacter sp. A36a-5a genomic interval GCCAGCGACAGGCCAAAGGTCTTGAAATAAACCCAGGTGTCGGTGCTCTGCGTGCGCCAGGTCAGCTCATTCAGGAGCGCCAGCGCGAAGAAGAAGTAACACAGCCGCCGCGTCAGGATCATCCAGCCTGCGTCCTGCAGCGGCATCAGCTCATCCATCGCCACCTTCAGATAGCTTTCCCCCCGGATGAGACCGATCGCCAGCGCACCGCCCAGCAGCACATATAGGATCGTCGGCTTCATCTTGAAGAACCGCTCATCATTGAACCAGACCGACAGCCCGCCAAACAGGATCACAATCACCAGCGTCCCAACCTGAAGTCTGGAAATATGACCGGTCAGCCGCCACAGTGCCAGGCTCGACAGCACCATCAGCGGAATGAAGGCCGCCGTCACCACGATAAAGCCCTTGTACTCCTGCCCGCCGATTATCAGCAGCTCATCGCGCAGGCGCAGATAGCCGACAAAAAACAGCACCAGCGGGCCGTATTCCAGCACCAGTTTAAGGGTTCGGTTGATCGGTTTTCCCGCCATTTCTATTCCTGTTTCTACCTAAATTCACCGGCGGTGATCGCCGAGGCCTGGCCGCTGTGCCAGCCGGATCAGCCGCCCATCTCCACTATCACGGCCCCCAGCGCGATCAAAGCCATCAGGGCAATCCGTCGCGGCCCCACGGTTTCCTTCAACACCAGCCAGCCGATAAGCGCGGCAAAGACCGTGGAGGTTTCGCGCAGCACCGCCGCCTCTCCCACCTTGTCCAGCCGCGTGGCCAGCATGACCGCACCAAAGGAGCCAAAGGCGATAAGCCC includes:
- a CDS encoding inner membrane-spanning protein YciB, which encodes MAGKPINRTLKLVLEYGPLVLFFVGYLRLRDELLIIGGQEYKGFIVVTAAFIPLMVLSSLALWRLTGHISRLQVGTLVIVILFGGLSVWFNDERFFKMKPTILYVLLGGALAIGLIRGESYLKVAMDELMPLQDAGWMILTRRLCYFFFALALLNELTWRTQSTDTWVYFKTFGLSLAMFAFFMTQARVFQAYGLPDSEVDERE